The DNA segment CAGGCCTCGGGGAGCAGCTCGTCGAGGATCCGCGGGTAGACGGGTGCCTTGTCGGTGGTGACCTCGGCCGGCCGGCGCCCCTGCGTTAGCGCCCGACCGAAGAAGCGCTGGGCAGCGGCTTGGTCGCGTCGTGTGCTGGCGAGGACGTCGATGACCTGGCCATGCTGGTCGACGGCCCGGTAGAGGTAGGTCCATCGGCCGGCGACCTTGACGTACGTTTCATCGACGAACCACCTGTCCCCGGGCCGGTGCCGACACGGCCGAGCAGCCTCGACCAGCAGAGGCGTGAAGCGCCGCACCCACCGATACACCGTGAC comes from the Parafrankia discariae genome and includes:
- a CDS encoding IS6 family transposase; amino-acid sequence: MSEFAGFRFPPEVIVLAVRWYLRYALSYRDVEELLAERGLDVDHVTVYRWVRRFTPLLVEAARPCRHRPGDRWFVDETYVKVAGRWTYLYRAVDQHGQVIDVLASTRRDQAAAQRFFGRALTQGRRPAEVTTDKAPVYPRILDELLPEA